A single genomic interval of Arthrobacter sp. NicSoilB8 harbors:
- a CDS encoding winged helix DNA-binding domain-containing protein — protein MAGATAATGTRLSPGIMGRLRLSAQGLLGPGFQSAPDAVRRMTAMQAQDLQAVLWAVGQRVPGSRLDDVRGAVDRGEIVRSWPMRGTLHLLAPEDLKWMLDITSGRLIQGLARRHRELEITAADVDAAASAALRLVSGGPASRADLFQAFERAGQSAAGQRGIHLLGILCQRGWLVQGPLAGNQQLVVAFGDWITESRNLDRAEGIAEWLLRYFRSHGPATERDFAWWAGIPLTETRTALARVADQLAELKFEGTSYWLSPETAALLEDGVPGQRTVLALPGFDEFLLGYADRSLVLPPEHADRIVPGGNGVFKKTIVAGGGVIGTWTGPAGGRDAGVVAEPFDAVNGLRPAAQKSFELQAAKYRRYLGS, from the coding sequence ATGGCAGGAGCGACGGCAGCGACAGGCACCCGGCTCAGTCCCGGGATCATGGGCAGGCTGCGGCTGTCCGCCCAGGGCTTGCTCGGACCGGGGTTTCAGAGTGCCCCGGACGCAGTCCGCCGGATGACGGCGATGCAGGCGCAGGACCTGCAGGCCGTTCTCTGGGCGGTCGGCCAGCGTGTGCCGGGGTCCCGCCTTGACGATGTCCGGGGCGCCGTCGACCGGGGCGAAATCGTCCGCTCCTGGCCGATGCGCGGCACCTTGCACCTGCTGGCTCCCGAGGACTTGAAATGGATGCTGGACATCACCTCGGGCCGGCTGATTCAGGGCCTGGCCAGGCGCCACCGGGAGCTCGAGATCACTGCCGCGGACGTCGACGCCGCCGCGTCTGCCGCACTGCGGCTGGTCTCCGGGGGGCCCGCCAGCCGGGCGGATCTGTTCCAGGCCTTCGAACGGGCGGGCCAGTCCGCGGCCGGCCAGCGCGGGATTCATCTGCTGGGGATCCTGTGCCAGCGGGGCTGGCTGGTGCAGGGCCCGCTGGCCGGCAACCAGCAGCTGGTGGTGGCCTTCGGCGACTGGATCACCGAGTCGCGGAACCTGGACCGTGCCGAAGGCATCGCCGAGTGGCTGCTGCGCTACTTCCGCAGCCACGGCCCCGCCACGGAACGCGACTTTGCCTGGTGGGCCGGCATTCCGCTGACGGAAACCCGGACGGCCCTGGCCCGGGTGGCGGACCAGCTGGCGGAGCTGAAGTTCGAGGGGACCAGCTACTGGCTCTCGCCCGAAACAGCCGCGCTGCTCGAGGACGGCGTCCCCGGACAGCGCACGGTGCTGGCGCTGCCGGGGTTCGATGAATTCCTGCTCGGGTACGCTGACCGGTCCCTCGTGCTGCCGCCGGAGCACGCCGACAGGATCGTCCCCGGCGGCAACGGCGTGTTCAAGAAGACCATTGTGGCCGGCGGCGGGGTGATCGGCACCTGGACCGGGCCGGCCGGCGGCCGGGACGCCGGCGTCGTGGCCGAACCCTTCGATGCCGTTAACGGGCTGCGGCCTGCCGCCCAAAAGTCCTTTGAGCTGCAGGCCGCGAAGTACCGCAGATACCTCGGTTCCTGA
- a CDS encoding amidohydrolase, giving the protein MQEFATADYLAGLLGQAGLEVRRFESLPGFTADVGTGAPVIGLRAEMDALVQNTAGGPTAVHSCGHDANMAIIATVMLELGELGDLLEGSVRAIFQPAEELGNGAELVAALGVGDGLSHLFGVHLRPQEELPAPYFAPSISHGSCLFAAGTVTGADHHGARPHLGVNAVEVALEISEGLGRIKVDPQVPSSAKMTMLHAGGENLNVIPGSGRFGVDLRAQTNEVMSALRAGLESLCARVAASTGAAIDLDFRDGVPAAVIGPSAEAALASAVATELGDNHVRPRIVTSGSDDFHFYTLRNPEVQAAMLAVGANVQPGLHDPSMTFEAEAMERAVGVLLEACRQTLRGRQS; this is encoded by the coding sequence ATGCAGGAATTCGCCACTGCAGATTACCTCGCGGGACTTCTGGGGCAGGCGGGTCTTGAGGTTCGCAGGTTCGAGTCCCTGCCGGGTTTCACGGCCGACGTCGGGACGGGCGCTCCGGTGATTGGACTGCGGGCAGAAATGGACGCCCTCGTACAAAACACGGCCGGGGGGCCGACGGCGGTCCACTCCTGCGGTCACGACGCCAACATGGCGATAATCGCCACCGTGATGCTTGAGCTGGGAGAACTCGGGGACCTGCTGGAGGGTTCTGTGCGGGCGATCTTCCAGCCGGCCGAAGAGCTAGGCAACGGTGCCGAACTCGTGGCTGCCCTGGGCGTGGGTGATGGGCTCAGTCATCTCTTCGGTGTGCACTTGCGTCCGCAAGAGGAACTGCCGGCTCCATATTTCGCGCCCTCCATTTCGCACGGATCATGCCTGTTTGCGGCGGGAACCGTCACGGGGGCCGACCACCACGGGGCGCGTCCACACCTCGGGGTGAATGCCGTTGAGGTTGCGCTCGAAATCTCCGAGGGGTTGGGCCGCATAAAGGTCGACCCGCAAGTTCCCAGTTCGGCCAAGATGACCATGCTCCACGCCGGTGGGGAGAACCTCAACGTCATACCGGGCAGCGGGCGCTTCGGAGTGGACCTGCGGGCCCAAACCAACGAAGTCATGTCCGCCCTTCGCGCAGGTCTCGAGTCACTCTGTGCACGGGTGGCTGCGTCAACGGGGGCGGCGATCGACCTCGACTTCCGGGACGGGGTGCCTGCGGCCGTGATCGGGCCCAGCGCCGAAGCCGCCCTTGCCTCTGCAGTGGCCACGGAACTGGGCGACAACCACGTGCGGCCACGGATTGTCACATCGGGATCGGACGACTTCCATTTCTACACGCTGCGAAACCCTGAAGTTCAGGCAGCCATGCTTGCCGTCGGGGCGAACGTCCAGCCAGGACTTCATGACCCGTCCATGACATTCGAAGCCGAAGCTATGGAACGGGCGGTTGGCGTGCTGCTTGAAGCCTGCCGGCAGACGCTGCGGGGGCGTCAATCGTAG
- a CDS encoding dipeptide epimerase: MKISRATITLIDVPLLEPFVVAYASYASMPSVILTLETDDGVTGYGESVPDGHITGETPTGTVEALKTELLPAVMGLDPRDITAVHQRLNQALKGCGAAKAAVDIACWDLAGKAAGRPIYALLGGRRPEQPTIAKVLSILEPEVLVAQAIQARGEGYRHLKMKLGSDDGQDIERVRAVRAAVGNDMAIRVDANQGWGDTATARTMIRALEPFQIDWVEQPIPADDIDGFRLLRQDTSARLMADESVVDASDIVRFVRDRSVDMVNLKLMKSGGITPCHRLATQAELGGLKVQIGSMLETSVASAAGFHLALSHPNIVSTELSGPIKFTKEPGDLQYILPTVRITERPGLGVDVDTDILAELTVSECEVSA, translated from the coding sequence ATGAAGATCTCCCGCGCCACCATCACCCTCATCGATGTTCCGTTGCTGGAACCCTTTGTGGTCGCCTATGCCTCTTACGCCTCAATGCCCAGCGTCATCCTTACCCTTGAGACCGACGACGGCGTAACCGGGTACGGCGAGAGCGTTCCGGACGGCCACATCACCGGAGAAACCCCCACCGGGACCGTCGAAGCCCTCAAAACCGAGTTGCTTCCCGCCGTGATGGGCTTGGATCCCCGGGACATCACTGCCGTCCATCAGCGGCTCAACCAGGCACTCAAGGGCTGCGGAGCAGCGAAAGCAGCCGTCGACATTGCCTGCTGGGACCTGGCGGGAAAGGCGGCCGGACGCCCGATCTACGCGCTGCTCGGCGGCCGGCGGCCTGAACAGCCAACCATCGCCAAGGTATTGAGCATCCTGGAACCGGAAGTCCTCGTGGCACAGGCAATCCAGGCGCGCGGGGAAGGCTACCGCCACCTCAAAATGAAGCTCGGCAGCGATGACGGGCAGGACATCGAGCGCGTGCGAGCGGTCCGGGCAGCGGTCGGCAACGACATGGCCATTCGTGTTGACGCCAACCAGGGCTGGGGCGATACCGCTACCGCACGCACCATGATCCGAGCCCTTGAACCATTCCAGATTGACTGGGTGGAGCAGCCGATCCCCGCGGACGATATCGATGGCTTCCGGCTGCTCCGCCAGGACACGAGCGCCCGCCTCATGGCCGACGAATCCGTGGTTGACGCCAGCGACATCGTGCGGTTCGTCCGCGACCGCTCGGTGGACATGGTCAACCTCAAATTGATGAAGAGCGGCGGCATCACGCCTTGTCATCGTCTGGCGACTCAGGCTGAACTCGGCGGACTCAAAGTGCAGATCGGTTCCATGCTGGAAACAAGCGTTGCCTCCGCTGCCGGCTTCCACCTGGCCCTCAGTCACCCGAATATCGTGTCCACCGAACTCTCCGGGCCCATCAAGTTCACTAAGGAACCTGGCGACCTTCAGTACATTCTCCCCACCGTCCGGATCACTGAGCGGCCCGGGCTCGGAGTCGATGTGGACACGGACATTCTCGCCGAACTCACGGTGAGCGAATGCGAAGTCAGCGCGTGA
- a CDS encoding amino acid ABC transporter ATP-binding protein — translation MTDALATHEQAVGAAVSPLLVASNVRKHYGSVEVLKGISLTVNAGEVMCLLGPSGSGKSTFLRCINHLERIDGGRISVGGDLIGYTQRQDRIFEMNPRQVARQRRGIGMVFQRFNLFPHMTALQNISVAPVGVKKVPKQLALKRGMDLLERVGLAHLAGAYPAQLSGGQQQRVAIARALAMDPQLLLFDEPTSALDPELVGDVLDVMRTLAADGMTMIVVTHEIGFARSAADNVVFMDGGVVVESGAPAAVLDNPRNPRTIAFLNSVM, via the coding sequence GCCGTGTCGCCGCTCCTCGTTGCCAGCAACGTCCGCAAACACTACGGCAGCGTGGAGGTATTGAAGGGCATCTCGCTGACCGTCAACGCCGGGGAGGTGATGTGCCTTCTGGGCCCATCCGGTTCGGGCAAGTCCACTTTCCTGCGCTGCATCAATCATTTGGAGCGGATCGACGGAGGACGGATATCCGTCGGCGGGGACCTGATTGGCTACACCCAGCGTCAGGACCGGATTTTTGAAATGAATCCCCGTCAAGTGGCCAGGCAGCGGCGGGGCATCGGCATGGTGTTCCAGCGCTTCAATCTCTTCCCTCATATGACTGCCTTGCAGAACATCTCGGTTGCGCCGGTGGGAGTGAAAAAAGTGCCTAAGCAGCTAGCGCTCAAGCGGGGAATGGACCTGCTGGAGCGGGTGGGCCTGGCACACCTGGCGGGGGCCTACCCGGCGCAGCTATCCGGAGGCCAGCAGCAACGGGTCGCAATTGCCAGGGCGCTGGCCATGGATCCCCAGCTCCTGCTCTTCGATGAGCCGACGAGCGCCCTGGACCCGGAACTGGTAGGCGACGTCCTCGACGTTATGCGCACACTGGCCGCCGATGGCATGACCATGATCGTCGTCACTCACGAAATTGGCTTCGCCCGGAGCGCTGCAGACAACGTCGTCTTCATGGACGGCGGCGTCGTGGTGGAATCAGGGGCACCGGCTGCCGTGCTGGACAACCCGCGAAACCCCCGGACCATCGCCTTCCTCAACAGCGTTATGTAA